The sequence below is a genomic window from Nicotiana tomentosiformis chromosome 6, ASM39032v3, whole genome shotgun sequence.
TTGCTATTTTCAAGTAACAACCAAAAGCTCCCTAACTATTAAAGTATGGTAGGCATATTAGCCAATTGGTAGTTATGTTAGTTAGTCAGGGGTACTTTAGTCTTTTTACCCATTCTTACACGCGTGACTCGTGTGAGTGAGCTGTATAAAACAAGCACTCTGTATTAACAGAGTCAGTTACTCTCTAACAGAAATAATGATCTTCTTCTCTAGTCATCTTTTTCTCTCTACAATGTTCATTCTTAGTCGCATGCAACTGTGATTTATTCTAGATCTGCACTCAAATTTTATCATGGCATCAGAGCGGGTGATTTGAGATTAGATCAAAGATTTCAAAATTCCAATTGACGGCCATTTTCGAAGCTTGAGCTGGTTTGTCATGGCAGAAACTGGAAATTTATAAATTGATCACAATCATCCACTATTTTTTACATTAAACTGAAACTCTTGGAATAATACTGATTGATATCAAGCATACATGACCTGAAAACTATGCGCGAGCAGATCGATGAGAATGGCATTGTTGGTAAAAAAAAGTTACGGTTCATAGATGAAACCTGTTTGAGAATATCTTACAGAGGTAAATTAGGGAATCAATGTGAATGGGGTAACATCGTAATGCTTTCATGGATTGGTCGCACTGTATTTACTGAATTGCAGCCTAGCATCATCTACACATCAGATGCGAGGAATGTATGGAATGAATTTAAGGAACGTTTTAACAAATCGAGCCTTACTAGGTTTTATCACTTCTGGACAACAATATGAACCCTAAGGCAAGGTACAGACTTTATAATATCCTATTATACTAAAATAAAGGATTTTTGGGATGAAATGGATCTAATGGTTCAAGGAGCAAGATGTGATTGTGAGGAAACTAGGCCTTTTATAGATCAGTTCAAAAACTTGCGATTACTACAATTCTTTGTTGGTTTAAATGAAAGCTACAGTCATGTGATAAGTGAGATCCTTCTGAAAACACTTGTATTAACTGTGAATCAAACGTATGCACTAGAAGTTCAGGAAGAGAGTCAACGAACACTTAGTGTAGCTAATTAAAACAAGAAGCCTTTAACTATGCTGGCTGGAAGAGGACAAGGT
It includes:
- the LOC138894575 gene encoding uncharacterized protein — encoded protein: MREQIDENGIVGKKKLRFIDETCLRISYRGKLGNQCEWGNIVMLSWIGRTVFTELQPSIIYTSDARNDFWDEMDLMVQGARCDCEETRPFIDQFKNLRLLQFFVGLNESYSHVISEILLKTLVLTVNQTYALEVQEESQRTLSVAN